The Austwickia sp. genome includes a region encoding these proteins:
- the ssb gene encoding single-stranded DNA-binding protein, translated as MNETQVTMLGNAVEDPVLRFGKSGQPFVTFRLASTVRRRDPATGLFVDAGTNFVTVLAFRQLARNVAESVRKGQPVVVSGRLRVNQWSSGERTGTSVEIDAATVGHDLTRGVGRFTKVRGGTFGEGSFPADVPGLRLASDVPAGTAPAEPTDPEQDAELEAAYERERPYDDLDAPLPPYDEDGSTEPDPTPYAEPDTTPYAERRASVGA; from the coding sequence GTGAACGAAACCCAGGTCACCATGCTCGGCAACGCCGTCGAAGACCCCGTCCTCCGGTTCGGCAAGTCGGGCCAGCCGTTCGTCACGTTCCGGCTCGCCTCGACGGTGCGTCGCCGGGACCCCGCCACCGGACTGTTCGTCGATGCGGGAACGAACTTCGTCACCGTCCTGGCGTTCCGTCAGCTCGCCCGGAATGTCGCCGAGTCCGTCCGCAAGGGCCAGCCCGTCGTCGTGTCCGGCCGCCTGCGGGTCAATCAGTGGTCCTCCGGGGAGCGGACGGGGACCAGCGTCGAGATCGACGCGGCGACGGTGGGCCACGACCTCACCCGCGGTGTCGGTCGCTTCACCAAGGTCAGGGGCGGCACCTTCGGCGAGGGCTCGTTCCCGGCCGACGTCCCGGGCCTGCGGCTCGCGTCCGACGTACCGGCCGGCACGGCCCCCGCCGAGCCCACCGACCCGGAACAAGACGCGGAGCTGGAGGCGGCGTACGAGCGGGAGCGGCCGTACGACGACCTCGACGCGCCGCTGCCGCCGTACGACGAGGACGGCTCCACCGAGCCGGACCCGACCCCGTACGCGGAGCCGGACACCACCCCGTACGCCGAGCGCCGGGCGAGCGTCGGGGCCTGA
- the ettA gene encoding energy-dependent translational throttle protein EttA has translation MAEFIYTMTKARKAVGDKLILDDVTMAFFPGAKIGMVGPNGAGKSTILKIMAGLDQPSNGEARLSAGYSVGILLQEPPLTEDKDVLGNVKEGMGETLTKVERYNQISAEMAEPDADFDALMEEMGKLQEEIDHADAWDLDSQLEQAMDALQCPPGDADVTVLSGGERRRVALCKLLLSKPDLLLLDEPTNHLDAESVQWLEQHLASYPGAVIAVTHDRYFLDNVAQWIAEVDRGRLYPYEGNYSTYLEKKAERLQVQGKKDAKLQRRLKEELEWVRSNAKARQTKSKARLQRYEEMAAEAERTRKLDFEEIQIPPGPRLGSTVIEVKNLTKGFDDRVLIKDLSFSLPRNGIVGVIGPNGVGKTTLFKTIVGLEEPDAGSVKVGETVQISYVDQAREGLDPTKTLWEVVSDGLDYIQVGKVEIPSRAYVSQFGFKGPDQQKPAGVLSGGERNRLNLALTLKQGGNLLLLDEPTNDLDVETLGSLENALLEFPGCAVVISHDRWFLDRVATHILAYEGTDEEPWKWYWFEGNFEAYEKNKVERLGEEAARPHRVTYRKLTRD, from the coding sequence ATGGCGGAGTTCATCTACACCATGACCAAGGCGCGCAAGGCCGTCGGCGACAAGCTGATCCTCGACGACGTCACCATGGCCTTCTTTCCCGGCGCGAAGATCGGCATGGTCGGCCCCAACGGGGCGGGCAAGTCGACGATCCTCAAGATCATGGCGGGGCTGGACCAGCCCAGCAACGGTGAGGCGCGGCTGAGCGCGGGCTACTCCGTCGGCATCCTCCTGCAGGAGCCGCCGCTGACCGAGGACAAGGACGTGCTCGGCAACGTCAAGGAGGGGATGGGCGAGACCCTGACGAAGGTCGAGCGCTACAACCAGATCTCCGCAGAGATGGCCGAGCCGGATGCGGACTTCGACGCCCTCATGGAGGAGATGGGCAAGCTCCAGGAGGAGATCGACCACGCCGACGCCTGGGACCTGGACTCCCAGCTCGAGCAGGCGATGGACGCGCTGCAGTGCCCGCCCGGCGACGCCGACGTCACCGTGCTCTCCGGCGGCGAGCGGCGCCGAGTCGCGCTGTGCAAGCTGCTGCTCTCCAAGCCCGACCTGCTGCTCCTCGACGAGCCCACCAACCACCTCGACGCCGAGAGCGTGCAGTGGCTGGAGCAGCACCTCGCCTCCTACCCCGGCGCCGTCATCGCCGTGACCCACGACAGGTACTTCCTCGACAACGTCGCCCAGTGGATCGCCGAGGTCGACCGCGGGCGGCTCTACCCCTACGAGGGCAACTACTCGACCTACCTGGAGAAGAAGGCCGAACGTCTCCAGGTGCAGGGCAAGAAGGACGCCAAGCTGCAGCGCCGCCTCAAGGAGGAGCTGGAGTGGGTGCGGTCGAACGCCAAGGCGCGCCAGACCAAGAGCAAGGCGCGGCTGCAGCGCTACGAGGAGATGGCCGCGGAGGCCGAGCGGACCCGCAAGCTCGACTTCGAGGAGATCCAGATCCCGCCGGGCCCGCGGCTGGGCTCGACCGTCATCGAGGTCAAGAACCTCACCAAGGGCTTCGATGACCGGGTCCTCATCAAGGACCTCAGCTTCAGCCTGCCGCGCAACGGGATCGTCGGCGTGATCGGCCCGAACGGGGTCGGCAAGACCACGCTCTTCAAGACCATCGTCGGGCTGGAGGAGCCGGACGCCGGTTCCGTGAAGGTCGGCGAGACGGTGCAGATCAGCTACGTCGACCAGGCCCGCGAGGGCCTCGACCCGACGAAGACCCTCTGGGAGGTCGTCTCCGACGGGCTCGACTACATCCAGGTCGGCAAGGTCGAGATCCCGAGTCGCGCCTACGTGAGCCAGTTCGGGTTCAAGGGCCCCGACCAGCAGAAGCCGGCGGGGGTGCTGTCCGGCGGCGAGCGCAACCGGCTCAACCTCGCGCTGACGCTCAAGCAGGGCGGCAACCTGCTGCTCCTCGACGAGCCCACCAACGACCTCGACGTCGAGACGCTCGGCTCCCTGGAGAACGCCCTGCTGGAGTTCCCCGGCTGCGCCGTCGTCATCAGCCACGATCGGTGGTTCCTCGACCGGGTCGCGACCCACATCCTGGCCTACGAGGGCACCGACGAGGAGCCCTGGAAGTGGTATTGGTTCGAGGGCAACTTCGAGGCCTACGAGAAGAACAAGGTCGAGCGGCTCGGCGAGGAGGCGGCTCGCCCCCACCGGGTCACCTACCGGAAGCTGACCCGCGACTGA